ttgtaagcatcacTGAGACAGAGACTGGCGTGAATGTGTAATatgtaatctctgtaaagcactgcagtaGTTTTCTGTGCTgtatcaattaaaaataataaaaatgattgtaaTTGTCTCTGTTTACAGCTAGTGAAGATGTGTTGGAAATGTTTGCCAGAGCCAGGAATGGAAAGTACAGGCTGCTCAAACTGGACATTGAAGACGGTagtattcttttaataaattttattttactatattaaGTTCTGTAcagttaaaaattaaatttgatttatGGGATTTTACTGTCAAGTGTGTGCATAGAAATTTACTCACTGCTGTTGCTtgcaaagtatttgttttttccagTTTAGTATTTCTCAAAGGTGAGCACCAAGATGAAGGTAGTCGTTTTAATTCTTGTACTATCTTGCATACAAGAGAGGGTAACAAAGTCGAGCACCGAGCAAATTAAAAGGAGTAGTAAAAACAAAAGTAGTTTATACAGGGAATAATGTGCTcatgtataaggatattagaagtcacacaATTTCAGGACCAtattaaaagaacaataacaccaaattTTTTAATGCTTAATTCCCCCCAAAACAATCATCATAATAGATAAGGCTTACGGTACTTACCTAAGCTTTTTTCAGCgtctgcagcttaaatatatgctcATATCATTACCCCCAAAGATGTCCAAAGGAATAGAAATTTAAGCTCAAGATACTGAAAAAAGCTTTGGTGCATTAGGTTATCAGTACGAGCTGACTTCCAGTTCATCGCATAGAGGAATTCAAACTGCCGTTGCCTTGTCACCTTTCTCCTATTGGGCACTTTGCatgtcaaattcaagctgaaaatttgaaaaaagccaaggggaagtaagccttacctatcatcattatagctattttggggggaaataagtattaaaaaaaattatcacagATATTAAACCGtatttatcataacattgtcttccacagtatttataattttgtcataaatgTATTTGCCTGATACTTTTACAGTACCTTTTTGATCCTCCATCATTAGAAACTCTGAGTGGTTgataaagagacagtcaggttgccAAAACAGTGAGGtataggaacttcaagtaacaattacttccAAAAGCagacaaagcaaaaaaataaacttgaccTATAGGTAACCACCTATTATAACCAAAGCATGTTATAATCTGTTGGGAACTGTAATGCTGTTATCAATTTGCTGGCTGATGTGATTTATTTCCATATTATCCATCATGAAAAATATAGCAAATGTTTATAATAATCTGCATATGAAAGATGCCTGGCATTctgaattaaataattttaattgattatgttCTCAGATCAATGATATGACTTGTAATGTCTTCCAGTTCCTGTCATCATCATAATTGTCAAGTCTTAAAATGTAGATTGTACTGCTGTCATCAACAACAAAtatcaggtttatttatttatttggcatTCTGTTTTCTTCTCTTTAGAGCAACTGACTGTGAGTGCATGTGAAAAGCCAACAAGATCCTGGGAACAAGAATATGACAACTTTATTCTTCCATTGCTGGAAGACAAACAGCCATGTTATATTTTGTACAGACTTGATTCCCAAAATGCGCAAGGCTTCGAGTGGATATTCATTGCTTGGTCACCAGACTACTCCCATGTAAGTGTTTTGACTCAAAATCAGTGCTTTGACACAAAACCAGAAAAAgctacttaaagtggacctgtcatctacacataaaacgctgtataacaaaagtcgtttgcaaattaaacatggaacccatattgtttttttcattaaagaatctatacctgttataaaggcgtttaaatatctgtgcagtcaatcaaatattacgtTCCCCGCctttatgcctgaggcatagaggtggggcagtcaatcactttcactttccattcagcacttcctagatgtcactgctctccccacactctaaaattgtgtagggcaatatgtacgggcattaggtcccccatttggcacatacacaagattttggggtgatacacaacttgtcttaataacagtgtccacaaaatggctgctccctgcgtgctgtgattgtgtaattccaagactaagggaaacaaaatttaaataataaatgtagtgtaggtaagttttattttgcaaaagtaacatgataaaaaataatttggaattatttcttagggtgacaggtcccctttaaaaaaaatgaaaaaagccaAAATCTGGTAAAAGTAATGTGATGTATATACAGAGCCACCAAAAGGACAACAAGCAAGATGGCTCCACGATGTCTCTAAagaaggggtccccaaacttttttacttgtgagtaAAGATGGTAAATTTTTTTCGCATTGTTTTGCctcggaaatgacgcccatagacttgtatggcgttgtgcgacaaaaaaaaaacggcggcacatttttggcgaaactaaatcggtcaatttcgcccatccctactcatgagccacatttaaatgtaaaaaagagttggagagccacacaagcctgaaaaagtccatggggatgtcaaataagggctgttactggctgtttggtagcccctatatggactggtagcctacaggagcctctgtttggcagttcacctggtttttatgcaactaaaactttcctccaagcctggaattcaaaaataagctcctggtttggggccactgggagcaacatccaatgggttggtgagcaacatgttgctagcgagctactggttggggaccactgctctaaagaAAACCACCAGACCAGTACCAAAAGATTCTAGAAACTTGTCTTGTCAATGTACATTTCAGTAAATCTTCAGCTTAATCATACATTAAACACTACCTGTATGAAGCAGGATGAAATGTATTGTACTCGATCAGTCCTTTGAAATCGAGGACACTTGATATTGATAAGTTCACTATGGACTTTTAGTCAGCTGTATTACATTTCTTTTAGTTCACTTCCATTGCTTTTGATAAAAACAAGTATTTTACACACTGAAACCaattgtaaaaatacaaaatttctttgtcccactgttttttattttgccaagTATTTTTAAGAACTCTGGAGGGGTGGTACCTCAGAGTGATGTCTATAGAGAGGTCGCCTTCTCTGAGACTCATTTTATGCCACCACTCACTCATGTAAAAAATGCTATATGCAGTAGAGTGCTGCTCTGTACATGGAAGTAAGCTAACATTtattactttacattttattatcaaaTCCTAATAGGCTATTTCTTATTAGTGGCAGAATATTTATGAACTTTTCTCACAGGTTCGTCAAAAGATGCTTTATGCTGCAACAAGAGCCACTGTGAAGAAGGAATTTGGTGGAGGACATATAAAAGAAGAACTTTTTGCCACAGTTATGGTATGTGTCCATGCGTCTGCCAAAGTATTATACAACGGTTATTTGTCTAATTGGATTATGTTTGTTAATAATGAAGGGGAACATCAGAAGTACAGTATGTTGTTTGTGTGCGGATATCTTTTAACATCTAATTCTATCTAATCGGCCTTCCTGCCTTTCTAAGGGCATTTCTTGTTACAAGGTTCATTGCCATCATTGGCAGTATCTTAGCAACGCCTTTTAGCTGTGTGGcacatcatttacatcagccAGTTGTGTTTGAAAAGCTGAATGTGACCATCTAAGAGATTTTAACCCTGTTACCAGATTCAAATACTTGGTTgataaaaagaaatatgaaaatgttaGCATAAACATCCTGCAATTGTTTCAAGAGTATACAGACAAAAGAAATGTGTGCTTTGAAACGTCACCCTCAGTAGTGATCTCCTATGCCAGAAGAATGCAACATTGCCTGCTTTTTCACTCATCCATCCTCAAAAGCAGACGTCACACctccgtcctgggtcctcgctcctcagTTGTCAGCTcttactcctccctcctcagccatcagctcttACTCCTCCccggggcgatcctggcccctccgccgcctgaggcagcagcagttgctgctgcccccctcccctggaaattcgctcttaaagtaccaggagcagcatttttgctgcccctggtacctagtggggcgctgctgcctgaggcgacagcctcaactcgcctcattggcgaagcacccctgctcctccctcctcagccatcagctcttACTCTTCACTCCTCAGGAATGCCTATTGGTTAAAAGAAATGGCAtcacgtgaaaaaaaaaaaacggaacgtCGGACGGCTGTGGagggaggagcaagagctgacggctgaggagggaggagcgagatGTGACTTCTGCCTTTgaggatgggtgagtaaaaaagcTTGCTATGTCGCATTCCTCTGGCTTAGGACAGCGCATGCAGGATAACGATTTCCCCTGACgatgtcatgtgacttatgctctgaaaaacttcaatcactctttactgctgtgctgcaagttggagtgatatcacccccctccctcccccccccccagcagccaaacaaaagatcaatgggaaggtaaccagacagcagctccctaacacaagataacagctgcctggtagatctaagaacaacacttaatagtaaaaacccatgtcccactgagactccttcagttacattgagaaggaaaaacagcagcctgccagaaagcatttctctcctaaagtgcaggcacaaatcacacccaggggcagctgggaaattgacaaaatgtctggccccatgtcagatttcaaaattgaatataaaaaaatctatttgctcttttgagaaatggattttagtgcagaattctgctggagtagcactattaactgatgcgttttgaaaaaaacatgttttccgatgacaggaatCCTTTTATAGTGGGCTCTAGAGAAAAAGATTGTCTTCCTGTAATttcaaggtttctggataaaggatcctacaCCTATACTGCATTTCCAGTAGTCTGTTTTGCTAATGCTCAACCACTGTGAGTTTTAAGTATTGCATACTCTTACTACTAAGTACTAAAACTAATTAttaaccaatcacattttttttgtttaggatGACATTTCATTGAAAGGATACTACAAATACTTGGCTTGTCAGTCATCTCCTGCACCACTCACCACAGCAGAAGAGGAGTTACGACAGATAAAGATCAAAGAGGTAGTTCAGAATTCTCTTAACGTTTCCCAGTTATATGCGTCTGTAAATATATTTGTTGCTCTGGCTGAATTTGAGAACACCTGTTTTGATGAtagtctgaaataataaaaatgtaaagtgcATTATTATCAAAACTTACAAATATTAATATCTGACTATTGCTAGGTGGCATtactattatgcagagagaccaAGATTTTCTTCTACATTTTTAATCAAGTAGCAAAACGTTTGTCTCCTTCAACTTCTATCATTTGCATACAGATCAGAAAAACTTCTCTTCActcctgctgtttgaaagtactAGTAGATCTACAGTAGGGTATAAATAATCATTTGCCACAATTGcatcaacattattattattcagcacATTGCCATCCTTCTCCATGTTAAGTATTCTTTCCTcctttctttataaaaataacGGCTAACTTGCCAAATTAAAATTCCCAAAACACAATTGTATCAGCACAATTTATGATCACCGGGTTTGCTACTGTTAATTTATAGAGAAAACTTTCAAGATAATCTGTTTTCTTAATATTACAGTTGCATATAAATTTTACTTCCTTATGTGTTAATGAATATCGTTTTCAGACTCCGACAGATATTAGCGTAGATACTAAACATCAGACACTCCAAGGAATAGCTTTTCCAATAGAAAAAGCAGCATTCCAGGCACTGGAGCAGTTAAGAGAACAGAGACTAAACTATGTACAGTTGGTAAGTAGCATAAAAGATTGTTAACAGAGCCAGTGTTGTATTTTACTTGCAGCTTCCTGGAAAGCCATGTGATACTTATAAGTGGTGAAATATATTATGTTGGTAATAAACTCTGTTCCTGGGCCAATTCCCTTCATTCTGAAGATGTATATACAAATAGCACTGTTCTAGACATAGGAATCTAAAATGCATACATTAGGCCAAATAAGTCAAGAATAACTTATTTGGAAACCTTAATAAGCAAAGAAATGTACCAAGTATGGCTAGCCCATTTGATCCACCTCCATTGCCATATTGGGAAACGTTTACCAAATACGTGGAAATTATTTGGTAATTAGATTTATAACTGAAAGTTACATACTTTGGTACAACAAATGGCAAACTGTACAATAAGCAGAATGCACACCCTGTTTATTGATACAGATATGCTTTCCTCTATTTACCTCCACAGGCCTATGTAGAGccctttaatgttttggtgttattGACCCTTTATTCAATTTTACTAATGTTAATTGGCCAGCTTGTTTTGGTTAAAGGAAAGTTATAcgcctcaaacaatgtaggtctctataaaaagatattgcataagacagcttatatgtaaaaccctgcttcatgtaaataaaccattttcataataatatacttttttagtagtatgagccattgggtaatcataaatagaaaattgccattttaaaaaaaaatgggccgccccctgggatcgtatgattcatggtgcacacaaacaaaccaaacaaactatacttgttaaatcacatgagccaattaacagacagagttcttccacacttcttcctgttacagttaagagttttagtacttctggtcaggtgaggcagcacagagaccatcagtacagtccagtttgataagattctttaatttgcctcttagtttgatataaactatcagttgctcaagtattcattttgggggtatagttttcctttaatacccaccattaattgtattatttacaCTCCTGATTATAAGCCTTTTTTTGTAAACAGATATCACAGTTGTTAAAGTGGAGGGGTctacttgatggacgtgtgtcttttttcaacctaacttactattttacaaTGTTACACTAAAGGGCTTTGACtgctttaaatataattaaaataattatgttgATTGTATTCTTCTTCTAACTTCTCTCCCTCCAGAAAATAGATATTAAGAATGAAACTATTATTTTGGCTGACACTACCAGTACAGAATTAAGAGACTTGCCAAAGAGGATTCCAAAAGATGCAGCCCGTTATCATTTCTTTCTTTATAAGCATTCTCATGAAGGAGACTATTTGGATTCTTTTGGTAAGATTAATTTCAGGAATATGTTTTTCCTTTGTATAACCTTTGTTGTAAAACAATTCACCCTAGCAGTATTATTGGAGTTTGGGCCTATACACACTTGCATTTGTTCATAAACTCAGAATGTATAACGTTAAACGCATACCACTTATTTTCCCACTGGCACATTTAACATGCTACCTGTTAAGTATATGCTGTTGTTCAGTTTGTTCATATGCCTGAGATATGTTGTGCTTGTACTCCCAACAAacacctgtgtgtgtatatggaatgGCATGTCtgctaaatataaaatgttggtCCCTTTTTCTGATGTATGCTATAAGATAATtgttcttttaaaaattattcgggcttatgtactgtataagcactggctgccatgggttactgccaaggtaCAAGTTTACTTTGTGTTTATatatgagccccactgtgtcttACAGTAAGGGTTGCATATTGCCAGAATGTATGATTAGGCGACAGTTAAAACACTGATGCTATAACATTTGATCAAGTTATTATGCAGGCAGGTTcctcatttaatatatatatatattgaaagccTAAAGCCCATTTCTTTCAGTGAAAACTTAGTGCGTTCCTTTTAAATTACTATAGCACAACTCTAATTCGCCATTCAGTCTGGTTTTCTTAAACTAACACTAATATGCAGTGTACTGTTTATGGTCTGTGGTAATCTTCAGCAAATTCTTCTTTGCTTGTGTTGCATGGAATGTAGGGAGTTGCCGTACAGTATAGGAAGTATAACGTGCACATAGTGCTGGAAGTGTCAAATGGTTAACATTTCATTTAAGCTTTCACAGTTGTAAATTTGCCCTGCCCGAATATTTGTCTCTTATTGTGTGATCTTTGTCTTCTCAGCCACAGCAGCCAGTAGTTGCTttactttgtttaaaggggaatgtTTTTCATTCTCTCCAAGATCTTTGAAGAATCATGGAAGGCATTGCAGGATTTGTAGTCTTGGCTGTAAGAAAGCCTTGCTAAAatcagggccggaaataggggtaggcataaGAGGCACGTGCCTTGGGCGCAAAgattgggggcgccaggcacttaccttatatgcagcctacccctagtgtgttaccacattgaaaagtgggtgcgctccGTGAAGACGACCACGCACACGCGCCCTCGGTTACGCACGTGCGCCCTCGGTTACGCGCAATTACGCACAGCTGCTGCGGGGACCGAAGTTGCTAATGGCCACCTGGGTTGCCTGGAGCAACTGACAGACCTGGCACGGCACTGCAGTGAATAGCATAGGACAAAAATCTACTTCCAGTAgcaataccatttacaaaagacTTTCAAATAATTGAATAAATGATGATTGTATATTGGATAGATgttaacaattacattttctttcattctgcaaaagttaaattttttctcCTTTATGTTAGTGGAgtaaaacaacacattttaatGCCTTTGAAGTAAAAGCAAAGGCATGAGCAGTGGCATATCTATAGGAATGCCTTGGGGTGGGACTGTGGAACAAATTCAGTTTCACAGGTCAATGCCTGTATGTTAACAGGcatctgtctgttttttttgtatttaatttccaaaaacaaaaagtaaaatttgtATTCAAGGGATACTGTTACCATACGCCaaccaaataagaaaaaaaatgctgtttacaGTATCAAAAATGTTTAGACCTATGAGAACGTTGCTGCATAAAATTCACATGAGTTACATAATTGCATTTAATTTCTATTAAACAATTGATTACATAATGTCCAGTTCATTTTTTTGTGAAGTTCCATTGATACAATGAGGTTTTTCCCCCTACAGTGTTTATTTACTCAATGCCTGGATATACATGCAGTATACGAGAGCGAATGCTATACTCAAGCTGCAAGAGCCCTCTGCTAGATGCTATAGAAAATCGACTTCTTATGGAGATTGCAAGAAAGGTGATAATGAACATACCTTTTCTTTTAAATCAAGCCCACTGAAGGTTTTGTTACTTTTTGTATTTGCCTAATGGGAATCAAATTAGACGAAAATATCATCATCCTCCTATCTGAGCGATTTAACTTAAAGCCATCCTTTCAACATTCTGGGCAAAAGGGTTTGTACTAAGGGATGTGTTATGAGGTAACGAGGGTAGGACCATTTAGTGGGGCTAAAATGATAGAAtagaagcacaccaaaaaaaaaaaaacaatcgccCCACACTGAGTTAAAATAGAAACCTATATGCAGAggaatattttctatataggaaCCCAAAGAAACTGTCTTAGGCAAACACAGATTGCATAGGGGAAGGGGCGGGTAGAGGGCCGAATCTGGCATTATGTGTGGCATGGCATCGCCCAGTACTCAGTGAATAAAACTGTGAAGCATGAAAAACAACCTAAGAAaccataatactgtatatatgtaattgCAGTGGTAAACCAGCTCTCCCTGGCCAGCAGCCAGTTATGTGACAAGCCAACATGGCCACTGTACTGGTggctaatattattttgtgtattatcaTGCTTTATGTATGatccagaaaaaaatcatacatcaTTCATATCTGTCCCTACAACAGCGGTCCTTACAGtgtaaggtccccatcacat
Above is a genomic segment from Xenopus laevis strain J_2021 chromosome 3L, Xenopus_laevis_v10.1, whole genome shotgun sequence containing:
- the twf1.L gene encoding twinfilin-1-like, producing the protein MSHQTGIQASEDVLEMFARARNGKYRLLKLDIEDEQLTVSACEKPTRSWEQEYDNFILPLLEDKQPCYILYRLDSQNAQGFEWIFIAWSPDYSHVRQKMLYAATRATVKKEFGGGHIKEELFATVMDDISLKGYYKYLACQSSPAPLTTAEEELRQIKIKETPTDISVDTKHQTLQGIAFPIEKAAFQALEQLREQRLNYVQLKIDIKNETIILADTTSTELRDLPKRIPKDAARYHFFLYKHSHEGDYLDSFVFIYSMPGYTCSIRERMLYSSCKSPLLDAIENRLLMEIARKIEIDNGDELTPEFLYDEVHPKQHAHKQNFAKPKGPAGKRGTRRLIRGPAEAETAND